A region from the Deinococcus seoulensis genome encodes:
- a CDS encoding helix-turn-helix domain-containing protein, protein MNESLKAKMALAAELLNADGSVTPTADLPAGLLVPESASGFAADVQDALTAETVAHALKLARQQTHLSAAELARRRGVSRGRLSQLENGSVNPTVGTLAEHAGALGYDVTVTLTPRRAGKTIQVDLPQPAQAQ, encoded by the coding sequence ATGAACGAATCCCTGAAAGCGAAGATGGCACTGGCAGCTGAACTGCTGAACGCGGACGGGTCGGTCACGCCCACCGCTGATCTGCCTGCCGGGCTGCTGGTGCCGGAGAGTGCGTCGGGTTTCGCGGCGGACGTGCAGGATGCCCTGACGGCCGAGACGGTGGCGCACGCGCTGAAGCTCGCGCGGCAACAGACGCACCTGAGCGCGGCGGAGCTGGCGCGGCGGCGCGGGGTCAGCAGGGGTCGCCTGTCGCAACTGGAGAATGGCTCGGTGAACCCCACGGTGGGTACCCTGGCAGAACACGCGGGCGCGCTGGGGTACGACGTGACCGTGACACTCACGCCCCGCCGGGCCGGGAAGACCATTCAGGTGGACTTACCGCAACCCGCGCAGGCGCAGTAG